From a single Dysidea avara chromosome 14, odDysAvar1.4, whole genome shotgun sequence genomic region:
- the LOC136243898 gene encoding piggyBac transposable element-derived protein 4-like: protein MATGGDDFERLSGAVVLSRLSNSSEEMDDTDDSLEVFYTGMDAGELEEVSSCDNLSDSDESGRGNEGVIDPTLPGPSSSSVGISRRSSRLQRAENEKESSEDSEETESCESDGDESESEESSPRGKAPKRAKTSQKSAQTEWRSASNFSPLPLKNFDDSNSGIQAPFKLPADAKEVDYFKLFFDHELVGEICKETNSYANQLLASSSAKTKTLQDWVRTTRDEMYTFLGLVILMGIIVKKSFKEYWSTNPLIHTPIFSAISTRKRFLQIKRCLHFSSDTGGASTDRQTDRLRKIRPVVSFLTQRFSEVFVPLRNLCIDESLLLWKGRLLFKQYIPKKRNCFGIKLFVLCDCKTRYILDFIVYTGDRSDITFEKEFGYTGSVVRTLLSPYLGKGHILYVDNWYSSPTLFANLFQNHTGACGTVGGRHTKMPCFRKMLRKGQIEAYRNDELLAMKWKAKRDVRMLTTVHKPDIVDTDKTHHVTGETIRKPACVVDYSKHMGGVDKTDMQISLTECTRKTRKWYIKLFFHLVDMSLYNAYSLYKVNSGKKLQFVEFRKRVVEQIFEQHCTQVDRTASSSTVDNPTRLVGRHFPSLVPDTPRKGQKTRRCHVCATTTRQTRRRQETRFMCTDCNVALCVHPCFKDYHTLRDY, encoded by the exons ATGGCGACTGGTGGAGATGATTTTGAACGCTTGAGCGGGGCGGTCGTTCTTTCGCGGCTATCCAATTCTAGCGAAGAAATGGACGATACTGATGATTCCTTGGAAGTTTTCTATACTGGAATGGATGCAGGTGAGTTAGAAGAGGTGAGTTCTTGTGATAATTTGTCTGATAGTGATGAATCTGGGAGGGGAAACGAAGGCGTGATCGATCCTACACTGCCTGGGCCTTCTAGCAGTTCTGTAGGCATTTCTCGCCGTTCTAGTCGATTGCAGCGAGCTGAAAACGAAAAGGAAAGCAGTGAGGATAGTGAGGAAACTGAGTCTTGTGAATCTGATGGCGATGAGAGCGAAAGTGAAGAGAGTAGCCCACGTGGGAAAGCACCTAAGCGTGCCAAAACTTCACAAAAGTCCGCGCAAACAGAATGGAGAAGTGCTTCGAATTTTTCACCACTCCCTCTGAAGAATTTTGATGACAGCAATTCAGGTATTCAAGCACCTTTTAAATTGCCTGCTGATGCAAAGGAAGTGGACTATTTCAAGCTGTTCTTTGATCACGAGCTGGTAGGTGAAATTTGTAAAGAAACCAATAGCTATGCAAACCAGCTTTTAGCTAGTTCCTCAGCAAAGACGAAAACACTACAAGACTGGGTAAGGACAACTCGTGATGAAATGTATACGTTTCTTGGATTGGTTATTTTGATGGGTATTATTGTTAAAAAATCATTCAAGGAATATTGGTCGACTAATCCACTCATTCATACGCCAATTTTCAGTGCGATTTCTACTAGGAAACGTTTTCTTCAGATAAAACGATGTCTTCATTTCTCAAGTGACACTGGAGGTGCTTCaacagacagacagactgaTAGATTGAGAAAAATTAGGCCTGTAGTTAGTTTTTTGACACAGCGGTTTTCTGAAGTGTTTGTGCCATTGCGTAACCTTTGTATTGACGAGAGTCTTCTTTTATGGAAAGGAAGACTCTTGTTCAAGCAATATATACCAAAAAAACGCAACTGTTTTGGAATAAAACTATTTGTCCTGTGTGATTGTAAAACCCGCTACATCCtcgattttattgtttacacTGGTGATAGGAGCGACATTACCTTCGAGAAGGAATTTGGCTACACTGGATCTGTAGTTAGGACTTTACTATCACCATATTTAGGTAAGGGTCACATCTTGTATGTAGATAATTGGTATAGTAGCCCAACCTTGTTTGCCAATCTTTTCCAAAATCATACAGGCGCATGTGGGACTGTTGGTGGTAGGCATACAAAAATGCCATGTTTTAGGAAAATGTTACGTAAAGGGCAAATAGAAGCTTACCGAAATGATGAACTTTTGGCTATGAAGTGGAAGGCTAAACGGGATGTACGCATGCTTACGACTGTGCATAAGCCGGATATTGTAGATACAGATAAAACTCACCATGTAACAGGAGAAACTATACGTAAGCCTGCCTGTGTAGTTGACTATTCTAAACACATGGGGGGAGTGGATAAAACCGACATGCAAATTAGTCTTACTGAATGCACACGTAAAACCCGTAAATGGTACATAAAATTGTTTTTTCATCTTGTTGATATGTCTCTGTATAATGCGTATTCACTGTATAAAGTAAATAGTGGTAAGAAATTACAATTTGTTGAGTTTCGTAAGCGTGTTGTAGAGCAGATATTTGAGCAGCACTGTACACAAGTGGACAGGACAGCATCCTCCAGTACTGTGGACAACCCTACTCGTCTTGTTG GTCGGCATTTTCCATCGCTGGTTCCAGATACTCCAAGAAAAGGGCAGAAGACAAGAAGATGCCATGTTTGTGCGACAACAACTCGGCAAACTAGAAGAAGACAAGAAACAAGGTTTATGTGTACTGACTGTAATGTAGCATTGTGTGTACACCCATGTTTTAAGGACTACCATACATTGCGTGACTATTGA